From a single Oreochromis niloticus isolate F11D_XX linkage group LG3, O_niloticus_UMD_NMBU, whole genome shotgun sequence genomic region:
- the LOC109199706 gene encoding solute carrier family 12 member 4 isoform X1 — protein MISRSLGPEFGGAVGLCFYLGTTFAGAMYILGAVEILLVYIAPGAAIFEGEGAAMLNNMRIYGSIFLLFMALLVFVGVKYVNKLASVFLACIIISILSIYVGALVSAFSVPDFPVCMLGNRTINAHDVADNHCSKTVLVKVAAEKLDSNFTINENSTVGPTFDPSHVPEVMVEKTTHLWKLFCHNSQLNATCDEYFTSNNFSEIKGIPGLTSGAISENLWSTYLHKGDVLEKRSLHTSKVAHPASDRYPYVFADITTSFTVLMGIFFPSVTGVWPRER, from the exons ATGATCAGCCGCTCCTTGGGTCCAGAGTTTGGGGGGGCGGTAGGCCTGTGCTTCTACTTGGGCACAACCTTCGCTGGAGCCATGTACATCCTGGGAGCTGTCGAGATCCTTCTG GTGTACATTGCACCCGGAGCAGCTATCTTTGAAGGTGAAGGAGCAGCCATGTTGAACAACATGAGAATATACGGCTCCATCTTTCTCCTCTTCATGGCCTTGCTGGTTTTCGTGGGGGTCAAGTACGTGAACAAACTGGCCTCCGTCTTCTTGGCCTGCATCATCATCTCCATTTTATCCATCTATGTCGGAGCGCTGGTTTCTGCCTTCAGCGTGCCGGATTTTCC CGTATGCATGCTGGGAAACAGAACTATCAACGCCCATGATGTTGCTGACAACCACTGTAGTAAAACTGTCCTGGTTAAAGTTGCAGCTGAGAAATTAGACAGCAACTTCACGATTAACG AAAACAGCACAGTGGGCCCCACCTTTGACCCCAGCCATGTCCCAGAGGTGATGGTGGAGAAGACCACACATCTTTGGAAGTTATTTTGCCATAACTCACAGCTCAACGCCACCTGTGACGAATACTTCACTTCAAACAACTTCTCTGAGATTAAAGGGATCCCCGGACTGACTAGTGGGGCCATATCAG AGAACCTGTGGAGTACATACCTACACAAAGGGGATGTTTTGGAGAAAAGATCCCTCCACACCTCTAAAGTTGCACACCCAGCCTCTGATCGCTATCCATACGTGTTTGCCGATATCACCACCTCCTTCACAGTGCTCATGGGCATCTTCTTCCCCTCAGTCACAG GTGTTTGGCCACGGGAAAGATGA
- the LOC109199706 gene encoding solute carrier family 12 member 4 isoform X2, giving the protein MISRSLGPEFGGAVGLCFYLGTTFAGAMYILGAVEILLVYIAPGAAIFEGEGAAMLNNMRIYGSIFLLFMALLVFVGVKYVNKLASVFLACIIISILSIYVGALVSAFSVPDFPVCMLGNRTINAHDVADNHCSKTVLVKVAAEKLDSNFTINENSTVGPTFDPSHVPEVMVEKTTHLWKLFCHNSQLNATCDEYFTSNNFSEIKGIPGLTSGAISENLWSTYLHKGDVLEKRSLHTSKVAHPASDRYPYVFADITTSFTVLMGIFFPSVTGKAL; this is encoded by the exons ATGATCAGCCGCTCCTTGGGTCCAGAGTTTGGGGGGGCGGTAGGCCTGTGCTTCTACTTGGGCACAACCTTCGCTGGAGCCATGTACATCCTGGGAGCTGTCGAGATCCTTCTG GTGTACATTGCACCCGGAGCAGCTATCTTTGAAGGTGAAGGAGCAGCCATGTTGAACAACATGAGAATATACGGCTCCATCTTTCTCCTCTTCATGGCCTTGCTGGTTTTCGTGGGGGTCAAGTACGTGAACAAACTGGCCTCCGTCTTCTTGGCCTGCATCATCATCTCCATTTTATCCATCTATGTCGGAGCGCTGGTTTCTGCCTTCAGCGTGCCGGATTTTCC CGTATGCATGCTGGGAAACAGAACTATCAACGCCCATGATGTTGCTGACAACCACTGTAGTAAAACTGTCCTGGTTAAAGTTGCAGCTGAGAAATTAGACAGCAACTTCACGATTAACG AAAACAGCACAGTGGGCCCCACCTTTGACCCCAGCCATGTCCCAGAGGTGATGGTGGAGAAGACCACACATCTTTGGAAGTTATTTTGCCATAACTCACAGCTCAACGCCACCTGTGACGAATACTTCACTTCAAACAACTTCTCTGAGATTAAAGGGATCCCCGGACTGACTAGTGGGGCCATATCAG AGAACCTGTGGAGTACATACCTACACAAAGGGGATGTTTTGGAGAAAAGATCCCTCCACACCTCTAAAGTTGCACACCCAGCCTCTGATCGCTATCCATACGTGTTTGCCGATATCACCACCTCCTTCACAGTGCTCATGGGCATCTTCTTCCCCTCAGTCACAG GAAAAGCGCTGTAG